The following are encoded in a window of Pongo abelii isolate AG06213 chromosome 14, NHGRI_mPonAbe1-v2.0_pri, whole genome shotgun sequence genomic DNA:
- the LOC129049476 gene encoding uncharacterized protein LOC129049476: MIIILINISKFGMYNERLRRLLLTFFIFVSRKNWQQKPAQQLGNRLLGSAQQAHPSYYPPRFWQPRLCANNDVMSKKGIIHAQMGGFRTYLQLEYLERANALARQKEVSFLLPAVLRRLSYGGPVLRILSMPDDTLIMIREDGAIYFWSLQLKLKRRKRVFDKSTSRNPRWMTDVISMLHCNKLIIRTSRVMLLFNPEMNNRPRVVAHACNSSTLGSRGRQII, encoded by the exons ATGATTATCATCCTtattaatatttccaaatttGGGATGTATAATGAGAGGCTAAGAAGGCTGCTTTTAACATTCTTCATCTTCGTGTCC AGAAAGAACTGGCAGCAGAAGCCAGCCCAGCAGCTGGGTAACAGACTTCTGGGCTCAGCTCAACAGGCACACCCCAGTTATTACCCCCCAAGATTTTGGCAGCCGCGTTTATGTGCTAATAATGATGTTATGTCCAAGAAAGGCATTATCCATGCCCAGATG GGTGGCTTCCGCACGTATCTGCAGCTAGAGTATTTGGAGCGAGCTAATGCTTTGGCCCGACAGAAAGAGgtttccttcctgctgcctgcTGTGCTGCGGAGGCTGTCATATGGGGGTCCCGTGCTGCGCATTCTCTCTATGCCTGACGACACCTTAATCATGATCAGAGAAGATGGAGCTATTTATTTCTGGTCCCTGCAGCTGAAGTTGAAAAGAAGAAAGCGGGTCTTT GACAAGTCCACCAGCCGGAACCCCAGGTGGATGACAGATGTCATCAGCATGCTACACTGCAATAAACTGATCATCAGGACCAGCAGAGTGATGCTGCTCTTCAACCCAGAAATGAACAATCggccaagagtggtggctcacgcctgtaattccagcactttgggaagccgaggtaggcaaatcatttga